From a region of the Arvicanthis niloticus isolate mArvNil1 chromosome 6, mArvNil1.pat.X, whole genome shotgun sequence genome:
- the Stac2 gene encoding SH3 and cysteine-rich domain-containing protein 2, protein MTEMSEKENEPDDAATHTPPGTVSTLQETKLQRFKRSLSLKTILRSKSVENFFLRSGSELKCPTEVLLTPPTPLPPPSPPPASADRGLPTPTPSPCPVPRPLAPLKPVRLHSFQEHVFKRATPCELCHQLIVGNSKQGLRCKTCKVSVHLWCSEEISHQQCPGKTSASFRRNFSSPLLVHEPPPACAMSKESPPTGTSGKVDPVYETLRYGTSLALMNRSSFSSTSESPTRSLSERDELTEDGEGSIRSSEEGPGDSVFIAPTESEGSGPEEKSPGQQPPKLPLRKEVGPMYSYVALYKFLPQENNDLALQPGDRIMLVDDSNEDWWKGKIGDRVGFFPANFVQRVRPGENVWRCCQPFSGNKEQGYMSLKENQICVGVSRSKDTDGFIRVSSGKKRGLVPADSLAEI, encoded by the exons cTCCAGCGATTTAAGCGCTCCCTATCCCTCAAAACCATCCTTCGAAGTAAGAGTGTGGAGAACTTCTTCCTTCGCTCAGGCTCTGAGCTGAAGTGCCCCACCGAGGTGCTGCTGACACCGCCAACCCcactgcctcctccttctccaccacCTGCATCCGCAGACAGAGGTCTACCCACCCCAACACCCTCCCCGTGCCCAGTCCCTCGACCCTTGGCACCACTCAAACCAGTGAGGCTGCACAGCTTCCAGGAACATGTTTTCAAGAGAGCCACCCCTTGTGAGCTGTGCCACCAGCTCATCGTGG GAAACTCCAAGCAGGGCTTGCGATGTAAGACATGCAAAGTCAGCGTTCACCTCTGGTGCTCTGAGGAGATCTCCCACCAGCAATGCCCGGGCAAGACA TCCGCATCTTTCCGACGTAACTTCAGCTCCCCACTCCTGGTGCATGAGCCGCCACCAGCCTGTGCCATGAGCAAAGAGTCCCCACCTACCG GAACTAGTGGGAAGGTGGACCCGGTCTACGAGACTCTGCGCTATGGCACCTCCCTGGCACTGATGAACCGGTCTAGCTTCAGTAGCACGTCTGAGTCCCCCACACGGAGCCTG AGTGAGCGTGATGAGCTAACAGAAGATGGGGAAGGCAGCATTCGCAGCTCCGAAGAGGGGCCTGGTGACAGTG TATTCATAGCTCCAACAGAGAGTGAAGGCTCAGGACCAGAGGAGAAGAGCCCTGGACAGCAG CCCCCAAAGCTGCCCCTGCGGAAGGAAGTGGGGCCCATGTACTCCTATGTCGCTCTCTACAAGTTCTTGCCCCAGGAGAACAACGACCTGGCTCTGCA GCCTGGAGATCGGATCATGCTGGTGGATGACTCTAACGAAGACTGGTGGAAG GGCAAGATTGGCGACCGGGTTGGCTTCTTCCCAGCCAATTTTGTGCAGCGGGTGAGGCCAGGAGAGAATGTTTGGCGATGCTGTCAGCCTTTCTCTGGGAACAAGGAGCAGGGTTACATGAGCCTCAAGGAGAACCAG ATCTGTGTAGGCGTGAGCAGAAGCAAGGATACTGATGGCTTCATCCGAGTCAGCAGCGGCAAGAAGCGGGGTTTGGTGCCAGCCGACTCCTTGGCAGAGATCTGA